The following are encoded together in the Streptomyces rapamycinicus NRRL 5491 genome:
- a CDS encoding GvpL/GvpF family gas vesicle protein, with protein sequence MTESARRQHKVYAYAVLRPTPEAARAVAVLRGVADEQVGLVETGDLAAAVGPVPAEEFEEGALKAGLEELPRLEALARGHHGVVAGLAPLGAVLPLRLATVYRDEDRVRQILQERRDQFLPLLERLAGHVEWGVKVYTDPTDSLASDAAVAAGATGGEEALSPGRAYLAARRRRRRGAEEAWQTAARTAVRIAEEAGGLAVGRVAHRPQRGELAQMAGGETARGGKSGGETAGGGKPGGENIANDAYLVPADRAEEFRARVLAAAEGQPGVRVEVTGPWAPYSFALPPEPTARPEPV encoded by the coding sequence TTGACCGAGAGCGCACGGCGACAGCACAAGGTGTACGCCTACGCGGTGCTGCGCCCCACCCCGGAGGCCGCCCGGGCGGTGGCCGTACTGCGCGGGGTGGCGGACGAGCAGGTGGGGCTCGTGGAGACCGGGGACCTGGCCGCGGCCGTGGGCCCGGTCCCGGCCGAGGAGTTCGAGGAGGGCGCGCTGAAGGCGGGCCTGGAGGAGCTGCCCCGGCTGGAGGCGCTGGCCCGCGGCCACCACGGGGTGGTGGCGGGGCTGGCCCCGCTCGGCGCCGTACTGCCGCTGCGGCTGGCCACCGTCTACCGGGACGAGGACCGGGTGCGGCAGATCCTCCAGGAGCGCCGTGACCAGTTCCTGCCGCTGCTGGAACGGCTCGCCGGACATGTCGAATGGGGCGTCAAGGTCTACACCGATCCCACCGACTCCCTGGCGAGTGACGCGGCGGTGGCCGCCGGGGCCACGGGCGGGGAGGAGGCCCTCAGCCCGGGCCGTGCCTATCTCGCCGCCCGCCGCCGGCGTCGGCGCGGCGCCGAGGAGGCCTGGCAGACGGCGGCGCGGACGGCCGTGCGCATCGCCGAGGAGGCCGGGGGCCTGGCGGTGGGCAGGGTCGCCCATCGGCCACAGCGCGGCGAACTCGCCCAGATGGCAGGTGGCGAGACGGCGAGGGGCGGGAAGTCCGGTGGCGAGACGGCCGGTGGCGGGAAGCCTGGTGGCGAGAACATCGCCAACGACGCGTATCTGGTGCCCGCCGACCGCGCCGAGGAGTTCCGCGCCCGCGTCCTGGCCGCCGCCGAGGGGCAGCCCGGGGTACGCGTCGAGGTGACCGGCCCCTGGGCGCCGTACTCCTTCGCGCTTCCGCCCGAGCCGACCGCCCGGCCGGAGCCCGTATGA
- a CDS encoding gas vesicle protein yields the protein MTTTEPVAGGLGPPRLPATPYGQGAEAAPSLADILERVLDKGVVIAGDIRINLLDIELLTIKLRLLVASVDKAKEMGIDWWEHDPSLSSRARTRAVPDDDAERSLTEENARLRAEIAALRVRAEDRSVDG from the coding sequence GTGACGACGACAGAACCGGTGGCGGGCGGGCTGGGCCCGCCACGCCTGCCCGCCACCCCGTACGGCCAGGGCGCCGAGGCCGCCCCGTCGCTCGCCGACATCCTGGAGCGGGTGCTGGACAAGGGCGTGGTGATCGCGGGGGACATCCGCATCAACCTGCTGGACATCGAGCTGCTCACCATCAAGCTCCGGCTGCTCGTGGCCTCCGTCGACAAGGCGAAGGAGATGGGCATCGACTGGTGGGAGCACGATCCGTCGCTGTCCTCGCGCGCCCGCACCCGGGCCGTACCGGACGACGACGCGGAGCGGTCCCTCACCGAGGAGAACGCCCGGCTGCGCGCCGAGATCGCGGCGCTGCGGGTACGGGCCGAGGACAGGAGCGTGGACGGTTGA
- a CDS encoding gas vesicle protein GvpG has protein sequence MGLLTGLLTFPLAPVRATVWAAEQMAAAAEREYYDPAPVRRALAELEQDLLAGRIDEDAYDRREDELLDRLAELERRERPDERRRAP, from the coding sequence ATGGGACTGCTGACCGGGCTGCTCACGTTTCCGCTGGCCCCGGTGCGCGCCACCGTCTGGGCCGCCGAGCAAATGGCCGCGGCCGCCGAGCGCGAGTACTACGACCCGGCGCCGGTCCGGCGCGCCCTCGCCGAACTGGAGCAGGACCTGCTGGCCGGGCGGATCGACGAGGACGCGTACGACCGCCGCGAGGACGAGTTGCTCGACCGGCTGGCGGAGCTGGAACGCCGGGAACGGCCGGACGAGCGGAGACGAGCCCCGTGA